A segment of the Geoglobus ahangari genome:
CGGGGACAGACCACTTCCCCTTGTTCGGCTCGTTAGCCCTCTTCACGAGCAGAATCTTCCCGTTCCTGATCACGACAGCTCCAACGCCGACGAGGGGCTTCTCCGGGTACCTCCTCATCATATCACCGTCGCGAGCGCTATTGCCCTCGCAAAGCCCTCCGCACTCTGGCTCCTGCTCGTGTCGACGATCCTGAAGGGCAATCCGCAGTAAACTGCCCCGTATTCCCTGCCAGCGCCAAGGTAGCACAGGCTCCTGAATATCAGGTTTCCGGAGATCCCGTCGGGGGCGATAACTATCCCGCTGCTGACCGCATCCTCCAGCCGTATCTCGAAGTTCTCCCCTCCTGAAAGCCTTGCCGTCAGCTCCGCCATCGCAAGGCTCTCGTCCACCTCCCTGCTCCTTCCGACGTCTCCATACCTTCCACCGGCAAGCACCGCCACCCTCGCCTCAAGCCCGAGCCTCTCGGCCACACTCCTCGCGTGCTCTATCAGTTCAAGTTTCTCTTTCACCGTCTTGCCCTCATCCACACCAACCGGAGCGAGGAGAAACAGCCTTTTGTCAGCGGTTTCGAGCACTGCAACTCTTTTTGGACTGTACTCCTTCCTGATGATCTGGAGGAACTTTGAGGCCCTCGCGGTTCCCCGAACCACGGCGTGAACCTCTCCATCTCTCACGAGCCTGTACAGGACCTCCTCGGTCTTCTCTCCCTCGTCAACGACCGCAACATCCGCAAACTCTCCGGCTATCTCTGCAGCTCTCAGCACCCTCTCCTCGCTGGTCTCGTCGAACCTGTAGAGTCCGATCGCAACCTTCCTCCTTTTGAGCCTCACCCTTATCAGCTCGTGGAGGTATATCATGCCAGCCCCACCTTGGAGAGCACACCGTCCATGACATACTCAACGCTTATCGCAGCAAGCAGAATCGCCATGACCCTCGCGATTATGTCGGAACCGCTCTTTCCCAGTATCCTCATGAGCGTAACTGCGTATATGTGGGTGAGCCTGACTATGGCGTAGATCAGCAGAACCGCCACGACGATGAGCAGCTTGCCTATAAGATCGGCGCTTGAGGAAAGGACAACAACCGCGGTTATAGCACCCGGACCGCTGTAGAGCGGCAGAGCGAGGGGGAACACCGCTATCGAGTCAATTTCCGCGCTCATCTTCCCCCTCTCCTCGTAGATCTCCCTCGACTTTCTCCCGAAGAGGATGTCGATGGATATGATGAACATCATCAGCCCGCCGGCTATCTTGAGGGCCTCTATTGAGATCGAGAAGAACTCCATCACCGCCCATCCTGCGAATACGAAAACGAGGAGGATGACGGTCGCAATGACTGTGGCCTTCTTGGATATTCTGTCTATCAGCTCCTTGTTCAGGCTCTCGGTGAGGGCTATGAAGGTCGGTATGTTTCCGGGCGGGTCGATGATTATGAAAAGCGTGGTGAACGCGGTGAAGAAGAAGCTCAGGGGGTCGTTCATAGCATCTCCCTCGCCCTGTTTATGTTCTCGAGAATTCTCACCGCGTGCTCCTGAGAAGGAAAGCTGAACAGACCGCAGTCCGGGCCGATGTACTTCAGCCTGTCCTCAAACAGCTTTATGGCTCTCTCAATCCTGCCCCTTATCCTTTCCGGAGACTCCACCTCGTCAATCGCCCTCATCATCCCCTCACTGTCCCCCCACACGTTCACCCCGTGTTTAGAGTTGTACTCTGCTATGATGCCGTCGATGTCGCTCCTGCCAACCCCAACCCTCAGGTACTTGTCGTAGCTCTCCAGATCCTCCCTGTCAACGAAGTCCATCGCCTTCTCGTCCCTCGCGCTCTCTATCCCGATCACGTTTATCTGCTCCACATCGAGCACCTCAGTGTAGAAGAGCGGGGAGTGGAGGTGAATCTGCACGTCTCCGGGAAAATCAATCTTCTCGTAGGCGAGCTGGATCTGCTCCTTTGTTGGCTGAAGCTCCGGGTTCGTTCCGAGGCTCGGCTCGTCGAGGCTCACGCACTTCACAACATCGCTGTCCAGATTCTCGATGAAGCGGGAAATGGAGATGCCGATCTTCTCGAGGGCATCGTCGTAAATGACGGGCCCGAACTCTTTGTAATATAGCTCGAAAGGCCCGGTTATGCAGACCCTCATGGCTTTAACGTCCATCTCGAGGATGGCCTCAACCTCCCTTATTCTTGCATACTCTCTTCTGATCACGTAAACGTCCTCCTGATACTTGGGGTTCTTGATGAGGTCGAGGAACATCTCGTTCATGTCCCTGAATTGGGGGTAGGTTGGCACATCCACGCCTGCGTTTACCTTCATCAGGAAGGCCCTTTTCACCATCTCCGCATACTCCTTCGTGTTGAGGTTGGCATTTACCCACTCCCTCGTTATTCCCTCCGGGAGGGGAAAGCTGCCTATGTCGTCAAAAATCATTTTTCCACCTCCTTCCTGCTCTTTATGTCCATGATGAGGGCCCACGCAACCTTCGCGTTGAGCGTCTCCTCGTTCAGCTCGATCGTATCTTCCGAGTTCCACACGAGCTCGAAAAACTCCTTCGCACGCTTCGCAAGATCCGGGTTGTCGGCATACACTCCAACCTCGTAGTTCTCGTAAAGCCCGGTCTGGGAGAGGTTCGCCGTGGTTATCAGAACCTCCCTCTCATCTATTATCAGCATCTTGGCGTGGATGTTGTCGTTCAGCCTCACGCTGCCGGGCGGGAACATCTCCAGAAACCTCTTGAGGGTGAAGTACTGCTTCTTGTCCTCCTGAACCTCCTCGACGCTCCTGTAAACGTCTCTCCTGTAGCTGGGCCACGTGATTATTCTGAACTTTATCCCCCTGCTCATGAGGGGCTGGAGTTCTGCGGTGAGCCAGTCCGTGTAGTATATGTGGGGGGAGGTTATGAGTATCTCCTTCTCCGCCCTCTGAATCATCTCTTTCATTTTTGCGAGCAGGTCACCGCTCCACGGGGGATTCTTCACGACCTCGTGCTTTTTCAGCCTCTTCTCGAGCCTGAGGGTGTACACGAACAGGGCCGAAAACGCCACAATCGTGAGCCCGGCCCCGATGATGTTGAACAGGTAGAAGTTGGGAACCTCGGTGAAGGAGACGTACACGTGAATCTGGTTGGGGGGGTTTACGTAGTCCCACTCAAGGCCGTCTATCCTGTTGAGGGACTTGTAAACGAACTTCGTGTTGGAGGATGTGCTCAGTATGTTGTAGTTCTTGAATATGCTGTCCGGAAAGCTCAGCTTTATCGTGAACCTCTCCACGCTCAGACCGAAGTCGCGGAAGTATGACGGGAACTCGTAGGCCTTGAAGGAGTAAACACCATCACCGAGAACCTCCACCGGATTCGTGAGCTCTCGCTTGATGGTAAGCTGGTACTCCTCGAAGGGGGTCAGGGTTTTCGTGACCTGGATCATCGTGTACTCCCTTCCGTCATCTCCCACAATGTCCGAGACCTTCACGTATCCCGAGGGGAGATCCTTTACGTAGACTATCTTCGCGTTCTCGGACTTGGGGATCGTAATGAAGAAGTCGAGGACCTCTATCTCCTGCTCG
Coding sequences within it:
- a CDS encoding MarC family protein, with the translated sequence MNDPLSFFFTAFTTLFIIIDPPGNIPTFIALTESLNKELIDRISKKATVIATVILLVFVFAGWAVMEFFSISIEALKIAGGLMMFIISIDILFGRKSREIYEERGKMSAEIDSIAVFPLALPLYSGPGAITAVVVLSSSADLIGKLLIVVAVLLIYAIVRLTHIYAVTLMRILGKSGSDIIARVMAILLAAISVEYVMDGVLSKVGLA
- a CDS encoding methionine synthase yields the protein MIFDDIGSFPLPEGITREWVNANLNTKEYAEMVKRAFLMKVNAGVDVPTYPQFRDMNEMFLDLIKNPKYQEDVYVIRREYARIREVEAILEMDVKAMRVCITGPFELYYKEFGPVIYDDALEKIGISISRFIENLDSDVVKCVSLDEPSLGTNPELQPTKEQIQLAYEKIDFPGDVQIHLHSPLFYTEVLDVEQINVIGIESARDEKAMDFVDREDLESYDKYLRVGVGRSDIDGIIAEYNSKHGVNVWGDSEGMMRAIDEVESPERIRGRIERAIKLFEDRLKYIGPDCGLFSFPSQEHAVRILENINRAREML
- a CDS encoding phospholipase D family protein; amino-acid sequence: MRLKLFLALVLLLALLGTASGQNITVNAEVEYRMKSLTSMEDTFYLRFKNTNEQEIEVLDFFITIPKSENAKIVYVKDLPSGYVKVSDIVGDDGREYTMIQVTKTLTPFEEYQLTIKRELTNPVEVLGDGVYSFKAYEFPSYFRDFGLSVERFTIKLSFPDSIFKNYNILSTSSNTKFVYKSLNRIDGLEWDYVNPPNQIHVYVSFTEVPNFYLFNIIGAGLTIVAFSALFVYTLRLEKRLKKHEVVKNPPWSGDLLAKMKEMIQRAEKEILITSPHIYYTDWLTAELQPLMSRGIKFRIITWPSYRRDVYRSVEEVQEDKKQYFTLKRFLEMFPPGSVRLNDNIHAKMLIIDEREVLITTANLSQTGLYENYEVGVYADNPDLAKRAKEFFELVWNSEDTIELNEETLNAKVAWALIMDIKSRKEVEK